Part of the Sporosarcina sp. FSL K6-2383 genome is shown below.
CCCAACTGCTGTGCCGCCAATCGCTAATTCTTTCATGGATTCAACACTATCTGTAATCATTTTTTCCGTTTTCTCCAACATGCGATGCCAGCCACTAATTTCTTGGCCAAGTGTCAACGGTGTTGCATCTTGCAAATGCGTACGCCCAATTTTAATAATATCCATGAACTCTACCGATTTTTTACTAAGTGTTGCTTTCAACTGACCGATAGCCGGTACGAGCTGCTGTTGGACAGCCACAACACCTGCAACATGCAAGGCTGTTGGGAACGTGTCATTCGAACTTTGCGATTTATTGACATCATCGTTTGGATGAAGACGTTCTTCCTCGCCCCACTTCTCCAGCAATTGATTGCCACGATTGGCTAACACTTCGTTCATATTCATATTCGATTGTGTTCCACTACCTGTTTGCCAAACGACGAGCGGGAAATGATCATCTAATTCTCCGGCAATCACTTCATCTGCAGCAGCAGAAATTGCTTTCATTTTTGCCGCTGAAAGAGCGCCATTTGCGTGGCTTGCGATAGCTGCTGACTTTTTCAAATGAGCAAATGCCCGGACGACACCAATCGGCATTCTTTCCTCACCAATTTTAAAGTTTTGCTTACTACGCTGTGTTTGCGCACCCCATAACTTGTCCGCAGGTACTTTAATTTCACCAAATGTATCATGCTCAATACGATAATCCATTTCGCCATCACCTTTCGAGTATAAGTGTTTTCATTATCTCATGACCGGCAACTTTTTTTCATGCGCCCAGTCCTGGATGAATGCTTTTTGTCTCGGATTTAAGTTTGCCGGTAAGTTATCTTTGCTGTAAAAACGATGTGCTTTGCTTTCAGCGCCACCCTGCCTGAGCTCTCCTTGATAGTGATTCGTATGAAAAATAACTTGCACACTGTATACTTGATCGCCATTCGGATACGTGACATAACAGGACTCTCCGGAATAAAGACCAAACAACTGCAACCCTTCCACATGCAATCCCGTTTCTTCGTAAGCCTCCCGTATGGCCGTCTCTTCAAATGTTTCCCCTGGTTCCATGACGCCACCTGGGATACACCAATTATCTTCATCTGTACGGTGTTGAAGTAAAATTCCATCCTCATTCGTAATAATGACGCCACAGCCCACTGTTAAAAGTTGTTCCTTGCCAATCATTTTTCTCATTGTTTGTATGTAGTCCATTGGATTTCCTCCTTAATACGTGCATGAAAGGGTTCGATTGGCCGTATTTCTGTGCTCTTTGCAGAAATTAAGGCACACATTTAAACCTAGGCGAACCTTGGTCGCCTAGGTCTTTACTTCCACTTAAACTGCTTACTTTCCAATATTTCAATAAATGCATCGACTACTTTGGGATTAAACTGAGTCCCTTTGCCAGCCTTCAGCTCGTCCACAGCTTCTTTTATCGGATAAGCTTTTTTATAGGGGCGGTCAGTTGTCATGGCGTCAAAAGCGTCAACGACTGAAACAATAGCCGCTTCCAATGAGATTTCGTTGCCCTTTAAACCATACGGATAGCCTTTTCCATCATGTCTTTCATGATGCTGTTCAACAATATGTGCAGCATCCTTTAACCATTCAACAGAATGCTCACGCATGATTTTGGCGCCTTCCGTTGTATGAGTCTTCATAATTTTCCACTCTTCTGCCGTCAATTTACCAGGCTTATTTAATATTTCAATAGGCACCATACGCTTGCCTACATCATGAAAATAGGCGCCCCATCTTAGCACAATAAGACTTTGGGTATCCCCGGGCATATCTAAATGCTTCCATACTTCAATTGTATAGTTTTTAATACGATCACAATGATGGTATGTGTAACCGTCTAATGACTCAATTTCTTCAGCTTCTTTTTGAAGCATCTGCATTTCAAAAAAATGTTCCTCATAAGCCTCTGCATCTATTTTCATTAAAAAAGTAGCTTCTGTTTCTCCATAAAAGGATACAGTCTCTTTATAGGAAGAAGCATCGATTACCTCACCAATCTCCACCACACGGCGATACCCAGATACCTCCATTTCTACAACACCTTCTAATAGCATGTAGGTTTCACTTTTGAAGCGTTCTTCGTTATACTTCGCCATAAAAAACTGGTTTTTATGTAATGTTAGAAGGGCATTTGACAACCCTTTCCACCTTCCGAGCAAAATAATTTCAACCGAGCTAAGACGCAAAGTTGGATTTCCTTCTTTTGAATAATTAACAAATGACTTTTTTGATTGGGTTATCATATTCCACCCCCTAAATTATTGAGTGACATTGTTTCTTAATTATAGCAATTGTCACTCAATTTTCCTAGAACAAAATCAACAGTCACTAGCCAAAAGAAAAAGAATCCACTCATGCATGGAATCTTTCCCCTTCTATTTATTCAACTACTTCAGCTACCACTTCTTTTTCAGCAGGCTGTTTCGCATTTGCTGCCTTCACTTCATCCTCCCAAGTAAAATAACGTCTGCGTAGCCTAGACGAAGTGCAGGACATCCTCGATTCTTACAACTCTTGCCTTAGCGCATTAATGACATCTATTTTCGTTGCCTTGCGCGCAGGACGCCATCCTGAAATCATTGCTACTCCAATACTAATGGTCGATGCAATGACAACAAGCTGCCACGGAATGACCGAAAACGTCACTGTCATACTCCCGAAATCCTCCTCACCAAGTGCAGCTGAAACAATGATTGGCAATACATAATTCGACACAGCGCTTACGCCGTATGAAATAATGACCGCAAGCACCGTTCCAACGATACCAATCCAAGCACTTTCCATTAGGAACAGTCGTTGAATCAATTTCGGATTCGCTCCAATCGCTTTCATTACGCCAATTTCACGTGTGCGCTCTGTCACCGCCATCGTCATTGTGTTAAAGATACCAATGGACGCAATGAGAATCGCAATGGTCCCGACGAATACAAGCCCCGCTTTCAGTGCTAAGAAAAAGACGTCCAACTGCTCTAATTCATCCGCAACGGAATAGACATAATAGCCTTCGTCCCTTAGATTCTCCGAAACAGCCTTTACATTCTCCAATTTATCGACATACACATTCGTATCGCCATAAAATAGTTCATACTCCTCTTCGGAAGTTCCTCCTTCCAGACTAGCAGCGTAAATACGTTCAAGCTCCGGCTTAGCGGAAGCGTCTATATATACTTGGTTATCCTGCACCCACTCTTTTGAAGGGTTCGTCCCAATTCCAACAATCGTAAGAGTGAGTTTTTCCTCTGCCTCTCCAATCTGGTACATAAACTGCTCACCTATCAGATTCCCTTCATACGTTTCAACGTCCTCTTCATCCACCTCTTGTTCCCGCATTAAAAATGCCCCGAAATCGCTGCCTACCACAACCTCTGTCATCTTTTCTGGTAAACGTCCCTCTTCCAGCTCAAAGCCAACTTTCCTTTCTTCTGCGAAGTCCGTCACTACGAGCTTATGATTCCCCATATACTCTTTCAATATCGACCCCTGGCTTGCGCCCATGTATTGGCGATTGACAACTGCTTTCACATGTTCATTTTTTTGCAAAGATTCTATATTATTTTCTGGCCTTTGCTCGTCATCCATTCCATGTACTTGAATTTCCGTAATTAAGCGATTGGATAGCATGCCATCGCGAATGGTTTCATGTAGCCCGAATCCGACTGATGCCAGCACAATTAAAAATGCTGTTCCCATCGTTGCTGCAAGCACTGTCATAAAAACACGCATTTTGTTTTTCTTAATATGCTGTCGTACGAAATCAATTTGGTCATTAAATTGCACGTTGCACACCACCTTCTGTTAATTCACCATCATGCATTCTATACACACGGTTAGCTGTTTGAGCCACTTCATCGTCATGCGTAATGATGACAAACGTGATGCCCCTTGTTTGATTCAGCGACTGAATAAGGAGTAAAACGTCCTGCTCCGTTTCTGAATCTAGGCTTCCTGTCGGTTCGTCTGCAAAAATGACAGGTGGATCAGTGATAAGTGCACGTGCAATGCTGACACGTTGCTGTTGACCTCCCGATAATTCATTTGGATAGTGATCTTGTACATCCGTCAAGCCAACACTTTGCATGAGATCCTTCACTTTCTTCCGCCGTTCACTTTTATTGATTCCCTTCAGTTTCAATGGCAATTCAACATTTTCAAATGCGGTTAGACCAGGCATGAGCTGAAAGTTTTGAAAGACAAAGCCGAAATGATCGAGTCTAAACTTAGCACTTTCCAATTCGTTAAATGTAGATGTTTCCACACCTTTGATGATGATTTCCCCACTTTCTGGCGTCAGAAATCCTGCCATAATGTGAAGAAGCGTCGACTTTCCAGATCCACTCTTGCCAACAATCGATACGATTTCACCTTCCGCTACATTAAACGTTAGCCCTTTTAGAACTGGCACACGCTTCTCCTTCCCCTTCTTACCGATCTTGAATGAATGATTTAAATTCCTTATACTAATCATCTATTTCCCTCCAACTTTTACGATTATTATCATAATAAGAGAAAGTTCTTAAGAGATTATGATGATAATAATGAAGATTTTCTTAAGGTTATTATCAAGAGTGTTTTTGGCAAGCTTAGACGGCTCGTTTGCGTGAAAAAACTCCATTAGAAAAAGAGTCCACACGCACCTTCGCGCACAGACTCTTTCCTCTCTTATTTATTCAAATTTGTCGGCTACTACCTCTTGTTCAACTAACTGTTTCGCATTTGCCGCCTTCACTTCATCCGTTAACTGATCAATGCTCGGGCGAATCGTACCTTTGCCAGAATAATTCTCCAGCATTTCCTTCACATCGATACCAGAAGAGGCTTTCAATGTTTCTTGCAACGTAGACATTAAGTTCGTTGCATACGATGTTACTTTATTTGCACCGCCGCCTTCTCCTCCGCCTGTATCGACAACAGTAATTTTGTCGATGTTAGACAATGGACTTGCAATTTCCCTTGCATATTCTGGTAGCATATTCACGATCATATCCAGCATTGCTGCTTGCCCGTATTGTTCGAAGGCTTCAGCGATTTTGCGTTTCGCTTCGGCTTCTGCAAGACCTTTCAGACGAATAATATCCGCTTCCGATTCCCCTTGTGCACGCTGAGAATCAGCTTTCGCCTGCCCATCAAGACGAACTTTTTCTGCATCTGCCGCCGCACGCGCTTCAATACGGTACTTTTCTGCGTCTGCCTCCGTAATTTGTTTTGATTTTTCAGCTTCTGCATTTTGCTCAATCGCATAACGATCCGCATCCGCTTTTTTCTTCACTTCTGAATCATATTGCTTCTCACGACGTAAAATCTCTTTCTCTTCTAGCTCGATTTGCTTTTGACGCTCAATAATCTGAACTTGCATTTCCTGTTCCATAACTTCCTGCTTGGAGACTGCTGTCTGTAATTCATACGCTTGGTCAGCACGCGCTTTCGCTACGTCCTGCTCACGACGGTACTCTGCCACTTTCAACAGATTCTCTTTTTCTGCTTCTGCAATTTCAGTCGCACGCTCAATTTCTGCTTTTTGTGCTTCTTTAGAGGCTTCTGCATTTTTAATACGCGTTTCTTTTTCTGCTTCAACTGTTGCGATATCTGCATCACGTTTTACTTGAGCAATACGCGGCTTCCCAAGTGAGTCAAGGTAACCGTTTTTATCACGTACATCTTTAATTGTAAACGAAACGATAATGAGCCCCATTTTTGATAAATCCTGCGAAGCCACACGTTGTACTTCTTGTGAAAACATATCTCGATTTTTATAAATCTCTTCAACGGTCATGGAACCCAAAATCGAACGCAAATGACCTTCTAATACTTCCTTTGCTTCGTTTTCACGGTCAATCTTTGATTTTCCTAAAAACTGTTCGGCAGCTGTCGCAATTTCTGAGATTGAACCACCAATTTTAATAATTGCTGTTCCATCAGCCATAACCGGAACACCTTGCTCCGTGTAGACCTCCGGCGTCGTCACTTCCAGCTTGCTTGATAATAAGCTAAGTGGTGTCGCTTGTTGGAACACGGGTAGCACGAACGTCCCGCCACCACGGATGATTTTAATGCGATTACCTGACTCATCCGTATGTACATTTTTTGTTCCTAAATAACTACCTGTCACAATTAGTGCTTCATCTGGTCCAACTGTCTTATACTTCGATACATAAACAAGAATGACTGCCAACAAAACAAATGCTACAACTCCAAGCGCAATCCAAATTCCCATATCCATTTTCTTTTCCCCCTTTAATATTACTTAAAACGAAATGGTTCATACTCCTTGACGATGAATGATCCATCCTTCACTTCAATAATGAGTACTTCTTTCCCATACTCAATTGCCCTATTTTCATATCCTACTGCCCTTTTCGATAAAATACCACTTACCGTCTCGATGACAATTTCACCGAAGCCATCTACCGGAACAGGGACAATCACTTTAGCAACCTGCCCCTCCAACGACTCATCTGTATAAGCAAGTGATACCTCAGCCGACCTTATAGGAAGAAGTACAAAAATATACAACAAGAAATCGAGTACAGCCGCGATAACTAACGCGATTACGATAATGATTCCACTGTTCAAGGCTGTAACAAGCTCCAGTATATAACCACCAGCTGCGGCAAGTGTTATGAACGCAAGTATAATTGCTGGATCTAACAATGGACTTGCCTCACCAATACCTTCTGTCATATCACTGAAAAAGATGTACAGCACCGTCGCAAGGCCCGCAACGATCAATACAACCAAATATACTTGCACAATCGGCATCCCAAACAGTTCCATTCCATCACCTCCACTTCCACTTTTTTGCCTTACTATTATATACGGACAGTTTTGTAATAAGTTTCAATTTGCTAATAAATTAATTTTTTCATTCCAATTCGTGATGCTGACTATGCTACTAGTGATTGTTTGCCTTGTTCTTTAGAGGTAAATTGCTAATGGCACTTGACTGGGGCACTGTACACTTTGTTAATCTTTTTGAATAAGGGCACGCTAAAGAAGTACATTTAAATTACCGAATTATTACTTTTCAAAAGCGCAACCCTGTTTCTGTAAAAGTTTTGTTACATTTATGTAAATGTCGTCGAATTTTGTCCCAATCCTAAATAGTATTTGCTATGATAGGAAGGTTCATTAATATATTTCCGGAAACGGATGGAGGCATAACTGATGTTAAAACCACGTAAAACCGATCCTTTTTTCACAGCACTGTTAACAATTGCAGAAAATGTGCAAGAAGCGGTCCATTATGCAGACAACTTTAAAGTAGTCACTGTCGCTGACTTGAAAGAAGTAAGCATTAAGCTCAAGAATTATGAGACAGAAGGTGACACACTTATTCACGAGCTCATTTCAAAGCTCAATAAATCGTTCATGACACCAATTGAACGGGAAGACATTTTACAGTTGGCTATTAAGATGGACGATGTCCTCGATGGCATCGAGCATTTTGCAGCCCATCTTGAAATGTTCTCTCTTACCGAAATTGACGAGTATGTGCAAAAATTCATGGAAAATATCGTGAAAAGTACTGATGAAATTGTAAAAGCTATGCAATTACTTGCAAGAAAAAAACTGGAAGCGATGCGTGACCACGCCGTGCTTATCAAAGAGTATGAACGGATTTGCGACGAAGTATTTCGTACCTCCATCAAACAGCTTTTTATTAATGAAAAAGACCCAATTCGCATAATCCAGTTCAAAGACATTTACGAACAACTTGAAGATATTGCGGATTACTGCCAAGACGTTGCCAATACAATTGAAACAATCATTATGCGCAACGCGTAAGGGGGAGAACTATGGATACAATTCTTTTCCTCACGATACTGGTCGTTGTTTTTGCGCTCGCTTTTGATTTCATCAACGGATTTCATGATACAGCAAACGCCATTGCGACATCCGTTTCCACACGTGCATTAAAACCGAGGACCGCTATTTTTATGGCAGCTATTATGAACTTTGTCGGTGCACTCACATTTACCGGCGTAGCAAAAACCATTTCCAAAGATATCGTCGATCCATTCGTTCTGACAAATGGTTCGCTCATTATCTTGGCAGCTCTTACATCCGCAATCGCTTGGAATTTGATTACATGGTATTTCGGAATTCCATCCAGCTCATCACATGCACTAATCGGATCTATCGCTGGAGCAGCTATTTCTGCAGCTGGATTCGGTATTTTAAATTACGAAGGCTTTTTGAAAATATTACAGGCGCTTCTCATTTCCCCGTTCCTCGCGCTTGCAGTCGGCTTCCTCATGATGTCGTTGTTCAAGGTTTTATTTAAAAACAGGAATTTGTTTAAAGCAAATACACGATTTCGCTATCTACAGATCGGAACGGCTGCACTGCAAGCCTTCACGCACGGTACGAACGATGCACAAAAAGCAATGGGGATTATAACAATGGCGCTTATCTCAGCTAATTTACAGACTGGGGACGATATTCAGCTTTGGGTCCGTATTGCCGCAGCAACTGCGATGGGGCTCGGAACGGCAATCGGTGGGTATAAAATTATCAAGACTGTCGGCAGTAAGATTACGAAGATTCGTCCTGTGAATGGAGCGGCAGCTGACTTATCATCTGCTATGATTATTTTCGGAGCGACACTTATCCACTTACCTGTTAGTACAACCCATGTTATTTCTTCAGCAATCATGGGATCAGGGGCGGCTCAACGAGTTAAAGGCGTTAACTGGGGCGTTGCTAAAAAAATTGTTATGACATGGATCATTACATTGCCAATTTCAGCAACACTTGCTGCGATTGTCTATCAGGTTCTTAATTTGTTTTTTTAAATTGATCATTTCACTTGCATTCCCATTTAGGCTCTGCTATGATAAAGAAGAATTATTTTTGTTCGGCGCGATGGTCTCGAATACATCTTGACCGCTTCAAGACTTGAGCAAGGATAGTAACACAATGTATGCACATAGCATACGAGGAGGAAACAAACATGGAACAAGGTAAAGTAAAATGGTTTAACGCAGAAAAAGGTTTTGGCTTCATCGAACGTGAAGATGGCGACGACGTATTCGTACACTTCTCAGCTATTCAAGGAGAAGGCTTCAAGTCTCTTGAAGAAGGCCAAGATGTAACGTTTGAAATCGAGCAAGGCCAACGTGGTCTTCAAGCTACAAACGTTAACAAAAACTAATTTTAATTAACCATTCAAAACCCAGTCCTTTCGAGGATTGGGTTTTTTCTTTGTATAGACAGTTTTTCTTTGCCATGACAGTTTGACTAATCTCCATTACAGTTTCCACTTGCCATGACAGTTCGACCAACCCCCATCACAGTTTCCACTTTTGCCATGACAGTTTGACTAATCTCCATTACAGTTTCCACTTGCCATGACAGTTTGACCAACCCCATCACAGTTTCCACTTTTGCCATGACAGTTCGGCTAATCTCCATTACAGTTTCCACTTTTGCCGTGACAGTTTGACTAATCTCCATTACAGTTTCCACTTGCCGTGACAGTTCGGCTAATCCCCATTACAGTTTCTACTTTCGCCGTGACAGTTTGACTAATCTCCATTACAGTTTCCACTTGCCATGACAGTTCGACCACCCCCCATTACAGTTTCCACTTTTGCCGTGACAGTTCGGCTAATCCCCATTACAGTTTCTACTCTCGCCATAACAGTTCAACTAATCCCCTTAATTGCTCCCCCTAGAAAAGACATCCCCAACATTTTCCGTTATGATAGAATTATAGAGTTAACCTACATACTGAAAGGATGAATTATATGCGCACACTCGCGCGATTTGTAACAAGCGCCCACAAATATATTATCTTTACATGGATTGCCATCTTCATTGTGATGACTATTTTTGCGATTAGGCTTCCAGGGCTGCTCGAAGGAGACGGTTTCGAAATGGACGGCGAACATGCCGATGTGATTGATATCGTATCCAGTACATTTGATATGCCAGCAGAGACGATGTTTGTCGTCTTCGATCATATTTCGGATGATAAAATTCAAACGACGCTTCAGAACATCGAAAAACTCAATCTAACGTCAGCAATCGCTTCACCGTTAGACGATGACACGCAGTACACAGAAGACGTTTCTTACGCACTGCTCCACTTCGATAATCAAGCCGAAAATAAAGCTGACAGCGTGACAGCTATTCGTGAGGCGATTGGCGATGAAAAAGGAATCACACTGACAGGTGCTTCGGCAATTTCAAAAGATATCAATACAGCTAGTCAGCGTGACTTAATGACAGCCGAAGCCATTGGTTTGCCGATTGCGATTATCGTCCTACTCTTCGCCTTCGGGACAGTCGTTGCTTCATTCGTCCCACTTATTATCGGGATTGTCACCGTCGTAACATCATTCGGCGTGCTAACGATTCTTGGTAGTCAAATGGATCTATCTATTTTTGTGTTAAATATTATCCCGATGCTCGGGCTTGCACTCAGTATCGATTTTGCTTTGCTCTTCATTAGTCGCTACCGTGAAGAACGTAAAAAAAGCGATTTGCTGGAGGCCATTTCTACAACCATCCGTACAGCAGGACGCTCCATTATCTTTTCGGCGTTTTGTGTCTTCATCGGACTAGGTGCCATGCTGATTATTCGGGTTGCTATTTTCCAAAATATCGCCCTGGGCGGCATGATTGTTGTCGGAATGGCTGTTCTTAGCTCCGTGACTCTGCTACCGTCTGTGCTCATTGTACTCGGTGACCGTATTGACAAATGGCAATTACTTAAACCTAAAACGAATGGCTCGGATAATTGGCGTACATTTGCACACCGCGTTATTAAACGACCCGTGACGATTACAATTATAGCCTTTATCCTACTCGGGATCGCAATGATTCCTGTAAAAAATATGGAGCTGACGATTCCAGGGATTGATGCGCTTCCCAAGTCATACGATACGCGTCAAGCTTTTGAATTAATGGATGACACATTCGGTCTAGGTGAGCAATCATCCGTCTATGTTATTGCTGAACGCGCTAACGGCTGGGAGGATACAGCTGGCCTTCAAGCGATGAAAGCACTTGAAGAACAATTGGAAAAGGATTCACTTGTCGATAAAGTAACAACCGTTTTCACCGCAAGTGACATCAGTTCAGTCGAACAATGGGAACAAGCCATGCTAGTGCCAGAAATGGCCGCCGGACTCTCTTCCCTTGTTGAAACATTCGTCAAGGACAAACAGCTAATGATTCCCGTAACACTTGGTGCAACAGGGGATTCCGACGCAGCCCAACAGTGGGCACGTGATTGGTCTGAGAAAGAAACGGCATGGAATCTATCCATTGGTGGACAACCAAAGTTCAATCAGGAAATTTTCGATGAAATATGGGATAAAATCGTCTATGCGCTCATCATCATTGTCGTTTCAACATTCTTTATCTTAATGATTGCTTTCCGATCGATCTTAATTCCGTTAAAAGCCATTTTGATGAATATCATCGGGCTTGCTGCAACGTTCGGGATTCTCGTCTATATTTTCCAATATGGGCATTTCGGGATTGAAACCGGAACAATCGCACTCATCATTCCTGTTCTCGTCTTCAGCCTCGTCTTTGGGCTGAGCATGGACTATGAAGTGTTCCTCATTTCACGAATGCAGGAGGAGTATGCGAATTCATTCGACAATGATCGTGCAACCGTTGAAGGGCTTGCGACGACAAGCAAGATTATCACGTCCGCTGCACTTATTATGATTGTATTGACAGGTGCATTTGCCTTTACAGACGTCCTACCAGTGAAGCAAATAGGAGTCGGTATCGCCATTGCAGTTGCGATCGACGCAACGATTATCCGCCTTCTTCTTGTGCCAAGCTTGATGAAATTATTTGGTAAGTGGAACTGGTGGTTGCCATTTGGAAAAGGATTGTACCGCTCAGATAATCGACGATTTGAAAAAAGGAAATAACTCCACAAGGACAACAAAAAATGGTTTCGCATTCCACGTAGGGATGCGAAACCATTTTTTATAAAATTAATTCAATAACTGACTCCATACTATTTGCATCCTTTTTAAACGTTGCCTGCATCGCAAAGTAAATCGCGATAATCCCGACAATTATAAACAGGACCATCCCAATAGCTAGACGCTTGCCCTTCACTCGGAATCCCCCTCCACCTGTTTGAACTGCTCTTCCTTCAAATAAGCAACGGCTTCTACATAATCGCCAAAGCTGTCCTCCAAGTTCAAACCATGATATAAATTCCAAGCACCTAACTCTTCCATCAACACTAACTTTTCTCCAGCCGCATTCGCCCAGTGCTGTTCAACTGCCTGTTCTTCACTTTCTCCTTGCGACAATGCCACGATAGAATCCGCAATTGTTTTGCGTAATTCCTCTTCTGATGCTTCACGAATATTGACCAAACCGCGTTCATCCGCTTCATAGCCTGCAATACCCGCTACATAGACAAAGCCATTGCCATTTGGATGCAAATGCTGAACGACAACCGTCTTGTCATACAAGCTATCCTCATAATGATAGTTAACCCGCTTCATAGACACATCTTTTCGTGTTAGTTCCGGGTAAGATTCAATAATTGCTTGCTTCTGTTCAAATGTCAGCATATCCGTTCACTCTTTTCCACTCTAATTTCGTTTAAGTATACCATTATTCTTATTTGAATTCAGCAGGGGTCTAGGCATAATTGATTCACAATTAGCGCGTCTTCCATTCAGTAAAAATGATAATCAACACAACAACTGCAATAGCAACAATATAAAACCAGCCTGGCACACTGCCCATTCCACCAAACATCAACCTGTCTCCTCTCTGTTCACACCAAATATAAGAGTAAAATCAATCGTAATTTCTGGAATAGCCGTCTGCAATGCCTCTTCAATCTTGTCCGCACTCGCTCCCCATGTGAGTGGCGTCATTTGAATAAGCGGTGCAAGAAGTCCATCTGCTAATGGGAAAGTGTAGATAACCCTTTCTGTGCTAATCTCGTCAAAATGCTCCGCCACTCGCGCCACTGGATCCGCGTCGTCTTTTTGCTCTTTATCCTCATAAAAAATAGCTCTCAGCTCCTTTAAATAACCACTTTCCGGTACCGCTTTGACAAACAAGCCACCTGGTTTTAATAAACGAGTAAACTCCGCATAGTTTGCAGGCGATAAAATATTTAAAATCGTATCGAATTGGTCGTCTTGAAATGGGCAATTCGCAAGATCCGCCACACTCCATATCAAACCTGGATACTCTTTAGCAGCAGCCGTGATGCCCTCTTTCGCCAGATCAATCCCGACACCTGTCACTTCACCGGTGAGCCGTTCAACAACCGTTGACAAATGGGAGCCTTCCCCACAACCTGCGTCAAGAATAATTGCATGTCCTTGGCCTTCAATCGTCTTAATAACGGCATCCAAAACCCCATCAAAAAAACCACTAGTCATCACTGTTTTCCTTGCCCCAAACAACGACTGGTCATACTTTGTCATATGTGCTTGTGGCGCCAAATTCACATACCCATTTTTCGATAAATCAAAGGAGTGGTTATGCGTACAAACAAGCCGTGACATATCCAGCATCGCCATCTCCGCTAAACATATCGGGCATCTAAATAAGTCCGCATTGCGATCCATCACCTGTGCATTGATCATTTTTTTCGATAAAGTCATACTATCCAAACTCCGATCATCTGTTGTTCTACCAGTATACCGTTTTTTGGCGGGGACTGGAAATGCGGATAGCGATTATCACCGTCTTGTTACACTTTATCACCGCCATGGATCAAGCAATTATTTCCAACAATAGTGTTCTCACTGTATTCAACGTATATAAGCGGGTTACAATAGCAAATAGGAGGCGATTCCATGAAACGATTATTCTTTTTCATCCTATTCATTGCTGCACTGTATCTCGC
Proteins encoded:
- a CDS encoding methyltransferase domain-containing protein, with the translated sequence MTLSKKMINAQVMDRNADLFRCPICLAEMAMLDMSRLVCTHNHSFDLSKNGYVNLAPQAHMTKYDQSLFGARKTVMTSGFFDGVLDAVIKTIEGQGHAIILDAGCGEGSHLSTVVERLTGEVTGVGIDLAKEGITAAAKEYPGLIWSVADLANCPFQDDQFDTILNILSPANYAEFTRLLKPGGLFVKAVPESGYLKELRAIFYEDKEQKDDADPVARVAEHFDEISTERVIYTFPLADGLLAPLIQMTPLTWGASADKIEEALQTAIPEITIDFTLIFGVNREETG